Proteins from a genomic interval of Microbacterium imperiale:
- a CDS encoding Dps family protein — translation MTDTNITTPALTADPEVAAATAQFLTPVVHKMQALVVNGKQAHWNVRGSNFIAIHELLDTVVAHAQEYADTAAERIVALGLPVDSRVSTLADKTTTAVPAGFAQWRDEIKAIVSDIDAALIDLQDAIDGLDEVDLSSQDVAIEIKRGVDKDRWFLLAHLAE, via the coding sequence ATGACCGACACGAACATCACCACCCCCGCTCTCACCGCAGACCCGGAGGTCGCGGCCGCGACGGCGCAGTTCCTGACGCCCGTCGTCCACAAGATGCAGGCGCTCGTCGTCAACGGCAAGCAGGCGCACTGGAATGTCCGCGGCTCGAACTTCATCGCCATCCACGAGCTGCTCGACACGGTCGTGGCGCACGCCCAGGAGTACGCCGACACCGCCGCGGAGCGCATCGTCGCCCTCGGCCTGCCCGTCGACTCGCGGGTGTCGACGCTGGCCGACAAGACCACCACGGCCGTCCCCGCCGGCTTCGCGCAGTGGCGCGACGAGATCAAGGCCATCGTCTCCGACATCGATGCAGCCCTCATCGACCTGCAGGACGCGATCGACGGTCTCGACGAGGTCGACCTGTCGAGCCAGGACGTCGCTATCGAGATCAAGCGCGGAGTCGACAAGGACCGCTGGTTCCTCCTCGCGCACCTCGCCGAGTGA
- a CDS encoding amidohydrolase, whose amino-acid sequence MSVERGASIGVVANVRLTGPGRTDPFGTDLVDVHLVDGVVADIAPAGALPRTGAVIDGAGGWLLPGLWDHHIHTVQWALASRRVVLDGLDSAAQAAAVMGAAPVGDDGRRVGSGYRDALWRDTPTLELLDAATGDVPTYLINSDVHSVWLNSAALRREGMSSDDGILREEPAFEISRRLNALDVDLADAAVIDAMDRAAARGVVGIVDLDMAWNPEAWQRRLARGFDAVRVSFGVYASSLERAIAAGLATGDAIDQRGLVRMGPFKVITDGSLGTRTAACSHHYPGQATDFGVMTVPPDELVQLMRRATGAGIACAVHAIGDVANTHALDAFALTGATGTIEHAQLVAHADIPRFARLGVAASVQPAHAVDDRDMAEEYWAGQTSVAYPMRELADAGANLLFGSDAPVASLDPWSTMAAAVFRTGDDREAWRPHQRVAASVALAASTSGGSETGSAIAPGDVADLIVVDRDPVAAATAVEMRVTGVQATLLAGRATHVA is encoded by the coding sequence ATGAGCGTCGAGCGCGGCGCCTCGATCGGTGTCGTGGCGAACGTCCGCCTGACCGGTCCGGGCCGCACCGATCCGTTCGGGACCGACCTCGTCGACGTCCATCTCGTCGACGGGGTCGTCGCCGACATCGCCCCGGCGGGGGCGTTGCCGCGGACCGGGGCCGTGATCGACGGAGCCGGCGGCTGGCTGCTGCCGGGGCTGTGGGACCACCACATCCACACCGTGCAGTGGGCACTCGCGTCGCGCCGTGTCGTGCTCGACGGCCTGGATTCCGCCGCTCAGGCGGCGGCGGTCATGGGCGCCGCACCGGTCGGCGACGACGGGCGCCGCGTCGGATCGGGGTACCGCGACGCTCTCTGGCGCGACACACCGACGCTCGAGCTCCTCGACGCGGCGACCGGCGACGTCCCCACCTACCTCATCAATTCCGACGTCCACAGCGTGTGGCTGAACTCGGCGGCTCTTCGGCGCGAGGGAATGAGCTCCGACGACGGCATCCTGCGCGAAGAACCGGCGTTCGAGATCTCCCGCCGGTTGAACGCTCTCGACGTCGACCTCGCGGACGCCGCCGTGATCGACGCGATGGACCGGGCGGCGGCTCGCGGCGTCGTCGGGATCGTCGACCTCGACATGGCGTGGAACCCGGAGGCCTGGCAGCGCCGTCTCGCGCGCGGCTTCGATGCGGTGCGCGTCTCGTTCGGCGTGTATGCGAGCTCCCTCGAGCGCGCCATCGCCGCGGGCTTGGCCACGGGCGATGCGATCGATCAGCGCGGACTCGTGCGGATGGGGCCGTTCAAGGTCATCACCGACGGCTCGCTCGGGACGCGCACCGCCGCGTGCTCGCACCATTACCCCGGCCAGGCGACCGACTTCGGCGTCATGACGGTGCCGCCGGACGAACTCGTGCAGCTGATGCGGCGCGCCACCGGCGCGGGCATCGCGTGCGCGGTCCATGCGATCGGCGACGTGGCGAACACTCATGCGCTCGACGCGTTCGCGCTGACGGGGGCGACCGGCACGATCGAGCACGCTCAGCTCGTCGCCCACGCCGACATCCCCCGTTTCGCCCGGCTCGGCGTGGCCGCGAGCGTCCAGCCCGCCCACGCGGTGGACGACCGGGACATGGCCGAGGAGTACTGGGCCGGACAGACCTCGGTCGCCTATCCGATGCGCGAGCTGGCGGATGCGGGTGCCAACCTCCTCTTCGGATCGGATGCGCCGGTGGCATCCCTCGATCCCTGGTCGACGATGGCGGCGGCGGTGTTCCGCACCGGGGACGACCGCGAGGCGTGGCGTCCGCACCAGCGCGTCGCGGCCTCGGTTGCCCTGGCCGCCTCGACGTCGGGTGGTTCGGAGACCGGCTCGGCGATCGCGCCGGGCGACGTCGCCGATCTCATCGTCGTCGACCGTGACCCCGTGGCGGCGGCGACCGCGGTCGAGATGCGGGTGACCGGCGTTCAGGCAACGCTGCTCGCGGGCCGCGCGACCCACGTCGCCTGA
- a CDS encoding FMN-binding negative transcriptional regulator has translation MRQNPSFAMTDVAELRRTIDENPWATLVSSTPDGLVASHYAVLLDEDRDDLTIVGHVGRPDDVVHGLGERELLVVFAGPHGYISPSWYGDAPAVPTWNFVAVHLAGVPEILDTEENLRVLDRLVDRLESQTPDPRPMLAHPNDEEFVRRLERGTVGFRLTPDRVSAKRKLSQNRPDEVVDTIMDRLETGTTPYADPRLAAEMRRAHSAMRAARGGAR, from the coding sequence ATGAGACAGAACCCGAGCTTCGCGATGACGGATGTCGCCGAGCTGCGCCGGACGATCGACGAGAACCCCTGGGCGACCCTCGTGAGCTCGACCCCCGACGGGCTCGTCGCGTCGCACTACGCCGTGCTGCTCGACGAGGACCGTGACGACCTGACCATCGTCGGGCACGTCGGCCGCCCCGACGACGTCGTCCACGGGCTCGGCGAGCGTGAGCTCCTCGTGGTGTTCGCCGGTCCGCACGGCTACATCTCGCCGAGCTGGTACGGCGATGCGCCCGCCGTCCCGACGTGGAACTTCGTGGCGGTTCATCTCGCCGGCGTGCCCGAGATCCTCGACACCGAGGAGAACCTTCGGGTGCTCGACCGGCTCGTCGACCGCTTGGAATCGCAGACGCCCGATCCCCGCCCGATGCTGGCCCACCCGAACGACGAGGAGTTCGTGCGACGACTCGAACGGGGCACCGTCGGTTTCCGGCTGACGCCCGATCGGGTGAGCGCGAAGCGCAAGCTCAGTCAGAACCGCCCGGACGAGGTCGTCGACACGATCATGGACCGGCTCGAGACCGGCACCACCCCGTACGCCGACCCGCGTCTGGCCGCCGAGATGCGCCGCGCCCACAGCGCCATGCGCGCGGCTCGGGGAGGAGCTCGATGA
- a CDS encoding Fpg/Nei family DNA glycosylase encodes MPEGHSVHRIARQFDRNIVGRTVAASSPQGRFAEGAAVLNGREAVAVRAVGKQMFLNFEGDVWLRVHLGMYGAWDFAGEVLADATIASANGRMGHTNQRGTDVDRIFDTAGENSLTSIGAPRRTRVRVRMSEQTTGLDDDDVDEAEWPPPVVGQVRLRLLTDVTCADLRGPTACQLQTPDEVRATIAKLGPDPLVDDPAAGEERFTAVVRRKPTPIGLLLMDQNVVSGIGNVYRAEMLFRARLDPHTPGRDVPEETVRELWRDWVRLLAIGVETGQMMTMDDLDPEAWRRAMAHRDDRHWVYHRAGLPCRVCGTAILLEEMGARKLYWCPNCQR; translated from the coding sequence ATGCCCGAGGGGCATTCCGTCCACCGCATCGCCCGGCAGTTCGACCGCAACATCGTGGGGCGCACCGTCGCGGCATCCAGTCCGCAGGGTCGCTTCGCCGAGGGCGCCGCGGTGCTCAATGGCCGCGAGGCCGTCGCCGTGCGCGCCGTCGGCAAACAGATGTTCCTGAACTTCGAGGGCGACGTTTGGCTGCGGGTGCACCTCGGGATGTACGGCGCGTGGGACTTCGCGGGCGAGGTGCTGGCCGACGCCACCATCGCCTCGGCGAACGGCCGGATGGGCCACACCAATCAGCGTGGGACGGATGTGGACCGCATCTTCGACACGGCGGGCGAGAACTCGTTGACCTCGATCGGCGCGCCGCGGCGGACCCGCGTCCGGGTGCGGATGAGCGAGCAGACGACGGGTCTCGACGACGACGACGTGGATGAGGCCGAATGGCCGCCGCCGGTCGTCGGACAGGTGCGGCTGCGCCTGCTCACCGACGTCACGTGCGCCGACCTGCGCGGCCCGACGGCGTGTCAGCTGCAGACCCCGGACGAGGTGCGGGCGACCATCGCGAAGCTCGGACCCGATCCGCTCGTCGACGACCCCGCCGCGGGTGAGGAGCGCTTCACCGCCGTCGTGCGGCGCAAGCCGACCCCGATCGGTCTGCTGCTGATGGACCAGAACGTCGTGAGCGGCATCGGCAACGTGTACCGCGCCGAAATGCTCTTCCGTGCGCGCCTGGACCCCCACACCCCCGGGCGTGACGTCCCGGAGGAGACGGTGCGGGAGCTGTGGCGGGACTGGGTGCGACTGCTGGCGATCGGCGTCGAGACCGGCCAGATGATGACGATGGACGACCTCGACCCCGAGGCCTGGCGTCGCGCGATGGCCCACCGCGACGACCGGCACTGGGTGTACCACCGCGCCGGCCTGCCCTGCCGCGTGTGCGGCACCGCGATCCTGCTCGAAGAGATGGGCGCGCGAAAGCTGTACTGGTGCCCGAACTGCCAGAGATGA
- a CDS encoding ribose-5-phosphate isomerase produces the protein MRIHIATDHAGLEFSTQLQHHLAEHGHEVVDHGPVEYDALDDYPSFCIRAAQAVVRDQQAGVEALGVVFGGSGNGEQMAANKVHGVRAALVWNLATAELAREHNDANVISIGARQHTFDEAVAFIDRFIATPFSGEERHARRIGQLAAYEADGSLLPDPREDGREATSPLPAGDSFDPEAG, from the coding sequence ATGCGCATCCATATCGCGACCGATCACGCCGGTCTCGAGTTCTCCACCCAGCTTCAGCACCACCTCGCCGAACACGGTCACGAGGTCGTCGACCATGGCCCGGTCGAGTACGACGCCCTCGACGACTATCCGTCGTTCTGCATCCGTGCGGCACAGGCGGTCGTGCGCGACCAGCAGGCCGGTGTCGAAGCGCTCGGCGTGGTGTTCGGCGGGTCCGGCAACGGCGAGCAGATGGCGGCGAACAAGGTGCACGGCGTGCGTGCGGCGTTGGTGTGGAACCTCGCCACCGCCGAGCTCGCCCGCGAGCACAACGACGCCAACGTGATCTCGATCGGGGCGCGCCAGCACACGTTCGACGAGGCGGTCGCCTTCATCGACCGTTTCATCGCGACGCCCTTCAGCGGCGAAGAGCGGCACGCCCGTCGTATCGGTCAGCTCGCCGCGTACGAGGCCGACGGCAGCCTGCTCCCGGACCCGCGCGAGGACGGCCGTGAGGCGACCTCCCCGCTCCCGGCCGGCGACTCGTTCGACCCGGAAGCGGGCTGA
- the pepN gene encoding aminopeptidase N translates to MPGENLTRIEAQERRAIVDTQSYDVALDLTVGAEVFRSRVVVRFAATEGASTFIDLIAREVREITLNGRTIDTGAFADSRIALDGLAAQNELIVDADCLYTNTGEGLHRFVDPVDGEVYLYSQFEVPDSRRVFAVFEQPDLKAEFRFTVTAPAEWKVVSNSPTPEPVRGDAGTATWAFEPTPRISSYITALVAGPYEEVFSELTSADGRVIPLGVYARKSLWQYLDADYVFEKTRQGFAYFEDKFGVPYPFAKYDQLFVPEFNAGAMENAGAVTFTETYVFRSKVTDAVKERRVVTILHELAHMWFGDLVTMKWWNDLWLNESFAEWASTIATAEATEWTEAWTTFNAMEKTWAYRQDQLPSTHPVVAEINDLEDVQVNFDGITYAKGGSVLKQLAAWVGVEAFFAGVSAYFRKHSWGNTELSDLLTELEATSGRELGTWSKKWLETAGVNTLEPEITTDADGTITRFAIVQTAPADYPTIRPHRLGVGFYSLRDGALVRTHHIELDVDGDLTEVPELKGRTQPDLVLLNDDDLAYAKIRLDDRSLRTAIEHLAEISDPLARSLVWGAAWDQTRDAEASATDYIDLVLRNIGSETESTTVRTTLAQLQLAANSYVAPETRDAARARVADGLWALAQQAEAGSDSQLQFVTAFASAAATAEHAEVVRSLRSGETALAGLDIDADLSWALLVSLAASGAVSADEIDAALAADNTAKGGEFAAQARAALPTAEAKRAAWTSLVEQADLPNTVVRSAAVGFTHPAGVALLTPYIEEYFGMLLPIWESRTYQIAQYLIVGLYPAALANVELRTATRAWLSQHGDAPAALRRLVAENLAGVERALSVQERDAQD, encoded by the coding sequence GTGCCTGGAGAGAACCTCACCCGCATCGAGGCGCAGGAGCGCCGCGCGATCGTCGACACGCAGTCGTACGACGTCGCCCTCGACCTGACCGTCGGCGCGGAGGTGTTCCGCTCCCGCGTGGTCGTCCGCTTCGCCGCGACGGAGGGCGCCTCGACCTTCATCGACCTCATCGCTCGCGAGGTCCGCGAGATCACGCTCAACGGACGCACCATCGACACCGGAGCGTTTGCCGACTCGCGGATCGCCCTCGACGGTCTCGCGGCGCAGAACGAGCTCATCGTCGACGCCGACTGCCTGTACACGAACACGGGCGAGGGGCTGCACCGCTTCGTCGATCCCGTCGACGGCGAGGTGTACCTCTACTCGCAGTTCGAGGTGCCCGACTCGCGGCGCGTGTTCGCCGTCTTCGAGCAGCCCGACCTCAAGGCCGAGTTCCGCTTCACCGTGACCGCGCCGGCAGAGTGGAAGGTCGTGTCGAACTCCCCCACGCCCGAGCCGGTCCGCGGCGATGCGGGCACCGCCACGTGGGCGTTCGAGCCCACTCCCCGGATCTCCTCGTACATCACCGCGCTCGTGGCCGGTCCGTACGAAGAGGTCTTCTCGGAGCTCACGAGCGCCGACGGCCGCGTCATCCCGCTCGGGGTGTACGCCCGCAAGAGCCTCTGGCAGTACCTCGACGCCGACTACGTCTTCGAGAAGACTCGCCAGGGCTTCGCGTACTTCGAGGACAAGTTCGGTGTGCCGTACCCGTTCGCCAAGTACGACCAGCTCTTCGTCCCCGAGTTCAACGCGGGCGCCATGGAGAACGCGGGCGCGGTGACCTTCACCGAGACGTACGTCTTCCGCTCGAAGGTCACCGACGCCGTCAAGGAACGTCGCGTCGTGACGATCCTCCACGAGCTCGCCCACATGTGGTTCGGCGACCTCGTCACGATGAAGTGGTGGAACGACCTCTGGCTCAACGAGTCGTTCGCCGAATGGGCGTCGACGATCGCGACCGCCGAGGCCACCGAGTGGACTGAGGCCTGGACCACGTTCAACGCGATGGAGAAGACCTGGGCGTACCGCCAGGACCAGCTGCCCTCGACCCACCCCGTCGTCGCCGAGATCAACGACCTCGAGGACGTCCAGGTCAACTTCGACGGCATCACCTACGCCAAGGGCGGCTCGGTTCTCAAGCAGCTCGCGGCCTGGGTCGGTGTCGAGGCCTTCTTCGCCGGCGTGTCGGCCTACTTCCGCAAGCACTCCTGGGGCAACACCGAGCTGAGCGACCTGCTCACCGAACTCGAGGCCACGAGCGGCCGCGAGCTGGGCACGTGGTCGAAGAAGTGGCTCGAGACGGCGGGGGTCAACACCCTCGAGCCCGAAATCACGACGGATGCCGACGGCACCATCACTCGCTTCGCCATCGTCCAGACGGCGCCCGCGGACTACCCGACCATCCGCCCGCACCGCCTGGGCGTCGGCTTCTACTCGCTGCGCGACGGCGCGCTCGTGCGCACGCATCACATCGAGCTCGACGTCGACGGCGACCTCACCGAGGTCCCCGAGCTGAAGGGGCGGACGCAGCCCGACCTGGTGCTGCTCAACGACGACGACCTCGCCTACGCGAAGATCCGCCTCGACGACCGGTCGCTCCGCACGGCCATCGAGCACCTCGCGGAGATCAGCGACCCGCTCGCCCGCTCGCTGGTGTGGGGTGCGGCGTGGGACCAGACGCGCGACGCCGAGGCCTCCGCCACGGACTACATCGATCTCGTCCTGCGCAACATCGGCAGCGAGACCGAGTCGACCACGGTCCGCACGACGCTGGCCCAGCTGCAGCTGGCGGCGAACTCCTACGTCGCACCCGAGACTCGCGACGCCGCTCGCGCGCGGGTGGCCGACGGGCTGTGGGCGCTCGCCCAGCAGGCGGAGGCGGGCAGCGACAGCCAGCTGCAGTTCGTCACCGCCTTCGCCTCGGCCGCAGCCACCGCCGAGCACGCCGAGGTGGTCCGCAGCCTGCGCTCTGGCGAGACGGCCCTCGCCGGCCTCGACATCGACGCCGACCTCTCGTGGGCGCTGCTGGTGTCGCTGGCGGCGTCCGGGGCTGTGTCCGCTGACGAGATCGATGCGGCGCTCGCAGCGGACAACACCGCCAAGGGCGGCGAGTTCGCGGCTCAGGCCCGCGCCGCTCTGCCCACGGCCGAGGCCAAGCGCGCCGCCTGGACCTCGCTCGTCGAGCAGGCCGACCTGCCGAACACCGTCGTGCGCTCCGCAGCCGTGGGCTTCACCCACCCCGCCGGAGTCGCGCTCCTCACGCCGTACATCGAGGAGTACTTCGGGATGCTGCTGCCGATCTGGGAGTCGCGCACGTACCAGATCGCGCAGTACCTGATCGTGGGGCTGTACCCCGCCGCTCTGGCGAACGTCGAGCTGCGCACTGCGACACGCGCCTGGCTGTCGCAGCACGGCGACGCCCCCGCAGCCCTGCGCCGCCTCGTCGCCGAGAACCTCGCCGGCGTCGAGCGGGCCCTGTCGGTGCAGGAGCGCGACGCGCAGGACTGA
- a CDS encoding ABC transporter ATP-binding protein produces MIVAEGLTKRYGDKTAVDGVSFTVPSGRVTGFLGPNGAGKCTTMRMIVGLDRPSSGRVTINGRDYRSLRSPLTEVGILLDAKAVHTGRSARNHLRAMAATHGIPRSRVDEVIEITGLGSVAGKRAGKFSLGMGQRLGIAAALLGDPQTLILDEPVNGLDPEGVRWVRQFVRGQAAQGRTVLLSSHLMSEMALTADHVIVLGRGRVLADAGIDDLVRAWTTNTVTVRSPRADDLARLLAGPDVSVTSGEAGVLQVSGIGAPAIGDTAAANGIPLHELTPRVGSLEDAYLALTEGSVEYQTKGAVR; encoded by the coding sequence ATGATCGTTGCAGAAGGCCTCACGAAGAGGTACGGAGACAAGACCGCGGTCGACGGCGTCAGCTTCACGGTTCCGTCGGGGAGGGTGACGGGGTTCCTCGGGCCGAACGGTGCCGGAAAGTGCACCACGATGCGCATGATCGTCGGACTCGATCGCCCGTCCTCGGGGCGCGTCACCATCAACGGACGCGACTACCGCTCGTTGCGCTCCCCGCTCACCGAGGTCGGCATCCTCCTCGACGCCAAGGCCGTGCACACCGGCCGCAGCGCACGCAATCACCTGCGGGCGATGGCGGCGACGCACGGCATCCCGCGCTCCCGTGTGGACGAGGTCATCGAGATCACCGGGCTCGGTTCGGTCGCGGGCAAACGCGCGGGCAAGTTCTCGCTGGGCATGGGCCAGCGGCTCGGGATCGCCGCCGCGCTGCTCGGTGATCCGCAGACCCTCATCCTCGACGAACCCGTCAACGGACTCGACCCCGAGGGCGTGCGCTGGGTGCGGCAGTTCGTGCGCGGACAGGCCGCCCAGGGGCGCACCGTCCTGCTCTCGAGCCACCTGATGAGCGAGATGGCCCTCACCGCGGACCACGTCATCGTGCTCGGGCGCGGACGAGTCCTCGCCGACGCCGGCATCGACGACCTCGTCCGGGCCTGGACCACCAACACCGTCACCGTCCGCAGCCCGCGCGCGGACGACCTCGCGCGCCTGCTCGCAGGCCCCGACGTCTCCGTGACGAGCGGGGAGGCCGGGGTGCTTCAGGTTTCCGGGATCGGTGCCCCAGCGATCGGCGACACGGCCGCGGCCAACGGCATCCCGCTCCACGAGCTGACCCCGCGCGTCGGGTCGCTCGAAGACGCCTACCTCGCCCTGACCGAGGGGTCCGTCGAATACCAGACGAAGGGGGCCGTGCGATGA
- a CDS encoding ABC transporter permease has translation MSATTVQSAPPAAPAATGYRLSAGRLVRSEFIKLLTLRSTWWSLGVTAALAIGISLLMAWASTDFGGDFNPVLAITAPMQFTMLVAGILGAMAITGEYSTGMIRSTFAAEPRRGAVLAAKAVVVAVLLAVTTVVTSTVALLASAPIFGDRTLDWGAPEQSIVPLALGVLAMATFALLGLGWGFIIRNGAGAIAATVGILFVLPIVLSLFALGGESWAWIVDLGQYLPAAAAQVVTSPAPDDFWPALITLLAWPAATLLGGWAVLRTGDA, from the coding sequence ATGAGCGCGACGACCGTCCAGAGCGCGCCGCCCGCGGCGCCCGCCGCCACCGGCTACCGACTGTCGGCCGGCCGATTGGTGCGCAGCGAGTTCATCAAGCTGCTGACCCTCCGCTCGACGTGGTGGTCGCTCGGGGTGACGGCGGCTCTCGCGATCGGCATCTCGCTGCTGATGGCGTGGGCGTCGACCGACTTCGGCGGCGACTTCAACCCCGTGCTGGCGATCACCGCGCCAATGCAGTTCACCATGCTGGTCGCCGGCATCCTCGGCGCGATGGCCATCACCGGTGAGTACTCCACCGGCATGATCCGGTCGACGTTCGCGGCCGAACCGCGGCGCGGCGCGGTCCTCGCAGCGAAGGCCGTCGTCGTCGCGGTGCTGCTCGCCGTCACGACCGTGGTCACCTCGACCGTCGCTCTCCTGGCTTCCGCCCCCATCTTCGGCGACCGCACGCTGGACTGGGGCGCGCCCGAGCAGTCGATCGTCCCGCTCGCGCTCGGCGTCCTCGCCATGGCCACCTTCGCCCTGCTCGGGCTCGGCTGGGGCTTCATCATCCGCAACGGCGCCGGCGCGATCGCGGCGACGGTGGGAATCCTGTTCGTCCTGCCCATCGTGCTGAGCCTGTTCGCGCTCGGCGGCGAGTCGTGGGCGTGGATCGTCGACCTGGGACAGTACCTCCCGGCCGCGGCCGCTCAGGTCGTGACCTCCCCCGCGCCCGACGACTTCTGGCCCGCGCTCATCACACTGCTCGCCTGGCCCGCGGCGACCCTCCTGGGCGGCTGGGCCGTGCTCCGCACGGGCGACGCGTAG